The Sabethes cyaneus chromosome 3, idSabCyanKW18_F2, whole genome shotgun sequence DNA window TTCGGATACTACAAAGTCGGAGACAGTTCCCATTGTGGCCAGTTTATGAACTGTGCCAACGGTATGGGCTTCGTGCTGGATTGCCCCTACGGGCTGGCCTTCAACAGCGCTACCTACCAGTGTGACTGGCCCGATTTAGTCGCTGACTGCGATGCAGATGCCTACCTGGGATTCTCCTGTCCACCGCAAGCGGACGGACTGATTGCTCCCATCCGTTTCTATCGTGCTCCGGACAACTGTCAGAAGTACTTTATCTGCGTGGATGATAGACCGCGGGTTAATCTCTGTGGTCCAGACTATGCCTTCAACGAGCTGATCAATGCCTGTGATGGTATCGAAAATGTTACCGGTTGTGCAATTTAAGCAGGAActgccagcagcagcagttacCACCCACTCAATACTCAAAACTATAGTGTACAATAATAATTTAGCCGAATAGCTCTAGAATATGTAGGTTGTTTCTTAACCTACACAAAACCAGTCAGTcactttgtattttttttttaatcataaCTCACACTGGTCACTTTCACCGTACAGAATTTTAAGCTCTTCAAAAATAACTTCTTCAACAAACTTCCTTTGTTTCTGTTCCAACTCTGGCCTGGCGGCCTCGCTAACACTTTTTATGCCAGGTTTGTGCACCAGAAAGCCATTATCCAGCACGTAGAATTTGTAGTCTTGTACGCACATGATGTAGCCCTGtagaaaaagaaaggaaaaattataaaataaaaatcaaaaatcttcAACACGAGACCAAACGACGAACCTGACTCATTTTATCGAACTTTCCCTCCCAACTGAGCCGCTCGTCGTACAGCGGTTCCCGTTTCGTTCCAACGAATATCGGTTCCCACAGGGCAAACGGCCCCGTTCTGGACGCACTGGCAACGATACCCATCGTATCATCCTGCTTGATCACCTTCAACCAGCTCTCGTAGCCGGGCACGGTATGACATCGTTCGCAAATCTTCTCGTGGAACTTTATCGCTTCGCCCTCGTTCAACATTTGGAGTAATTCAAACTTCTTCTCGGGAACGGTGGCAGTTTCCGGCACTTCGAAAATCGGCAGTACATAGACACTGGGCTCGGCCAGTGTGTGCCAATAAGCCGACTGGGCGATCATCTGGAGGAACATCTCGATGAAATCCGGATTGGGATAGAGTTCGATGTCGCTTGCCAGCACAAAGTGTGTCGTTGCCGCTTCGCGGGCAATATTCCTACCCACATTCACCGGGTAGATGTGATCGGATGAGTCATTGTACCCGGCTTGGCGAAGGGAAGGCTGGGTAGGATCCACGGGATCTTCGAAATAAGGGCGTGGACAATCGTCGATCGGTTGGTAAACCCGATCCCGGTAGTACTGGATCTGGAATGGTCAGAACATAAATATTAGATCGTAAGTACTGATAGTTCTGAGTCCGAAAATTCAGGTCAGATTTATTTGTCGTTCAAATGTTCAGAGATAGTTTCAAAAATGGCAGtcgtagggggattaggggcataatgagcacacggggcgaaatgggcacccctcttttctacgaaagtacgcattttgtaacatcatatggcatgcgaaacactgctgtaggtactatagtatcaatttatcaaaaaatgagtgatctctacttttaaaacacggagttatattaaaaaacttaaataggttctcagacgctgaaaaaattataattttggtgcactaccaaataagcttttacgatcataTAAATATCTTAATTTATCAAGggcacactgcaacatgatgtatacattgtatctcaaatttcaccttcattgaagttttgattttcatactATAATTAGtttaaaaacccatttttactttaactacttgactgggggcgaaatgggcacccttagatggagtgaaacgagcactatgtcgcattaactaacctgtcagtttctttgtttatcgcttcaatgcttgtttacagtgatagtatgaatatgccaagggaatccggaagacataattggtcaaaaaggccttgcaagcggccttgaccactataaggcgagacggaatatccacaaaacaagtcgccaagtaccaAGGCATTCTGCGacagacgttagctcggtatgtggggccatacgaaagggcaatctcggggcaggaggtggaccaaattgattccttcaaaactgttttcgttcCCGCTGCAGAATAAGAGCTGGTGgcccatattttgtatatggagATTCGATGCTACGATATTACTACCCGCgaaatcagaaccctcgtataccacctggcagagggaaacggaaaagcatatgtcttcaacactaaaacacagctagcttaagcgtcatccgaaacattccttgtgtgctccagaggtaacctccgcggctcaattggctttaagcggcttgcggtcaatagttttttcgacgtttttacacgttttatgtttgtgtatgtatgggtgtgtatgtgtatatgtatatatgcatggATGTGTGCATGCATGTGAttatgcatgtgtgtgagtgtgtgtgcgtatgtgtgtgtAGTTGTTGTACTTAcatacacccttcaagcatgtgtttataagggtgctcattatgccccagggggtgctcattgtgccccacatACTAACCGATTTCTagttttggaagcatgaatttaaattgcaattttcgtcatcatgtcaattatttttcaatttgttaacagtatgcctttgattatcgatagtgaatatatgttttgcaatgacgacacattaaaaattcagtcattttgggagcttaaatcagccaacaagttagggtgctcattatgcccctaatgcccCTATATTGTAATGTAAGTCCTAAGAAAATTATCAccctttctggcgtacttcccaagcacagatatcaaataaaaataaaggaaaatttAACGAGAACCGTTAAATGCAAGTATAAAAACTGGAATGAGTGTAAATTCAAGTACGGTTGTGTACAACTGTACTGCTTGTGGTATAGAAACATCATTATCGCTACGGCAAACCGGTACTACTTATTCCAACCAGTAACGCGGATTTTTAGTTAGACAATGCCTACAATTTCttaattatttaaaagtttGCTAGGGAAACGTGTAATCAACTGTATTGTTATGAATTCTTAGAAacatttccaatcgattgatatcaATATCTCTAGAttctattgagggatgactgagttataagcgagcaaaccataaccacttttcgttacatgttcccttttcgtttttctgaagtgcaccccactatagaaatcaaagacgtaacCCTACGTCAAAATCATACGATTATTTTAAATCGATTACAAAAGCGTTCCCAACAGAGCACAAACACCTTACGAGCAGACACGCTCTCTGCCAACCACACTGTAGTTCATTTTGGCAGAATTTATAATGAGCCCAAATCTCTTAGTTCCCTCTATTCCATAGCTGAAAGAAGCCTAAATTTGTCCGCAAAACATCTCCACTAGAAGCGGGTGCTGAGACATCGTGGCGATGGTACAAACTAGTCCAGATTTGGATTTTTCCAGAatctgtaacaaaatttgtaaaaaaatgtggtccacgatatagtacaggtccaaaatatggtcgaGGTCCAGAGgctggttcaaaatttgtaccaaatcTGTACCAAATACCaatctggtttaaaatctgattaaaaatgtggcccaaattctgatcaaaaatgtgatcTAAAATCTAGCTTGTAATCTGGCCCACTTTGAGaatatggtccaaaatttgatccaaaatctgaacccaaatctaataaaaaatgcAATCTATTTAGAATCTGGTCCAGGCTCAAAATTTGGTCTCgcatctgatccaaaatttaatcaaaaatgtggtccgaaatttgatccaaaacatggtccaaatttgataaaaatgcggtccaaaatctggtgtaGAATATAATAGAGGTCCAACATTTAGTTCAGGTTGAAAACTTGCTAATCAAAAATGCAGTCCAAAACCTAGTTAAAATATGTTTCAAAGTTTGTTACAAATTCTAGAAcaaaaattgatcaaaaatATGCGCAATCTTGTCCAGGTCCAGCGTCTGGTTCaacatctgatcaaaaatgttacCCAAAATTGGGTTTATATTCTGATCCAGTTAAAAAATCTAAACTCAGAAATcggataaaaatgtggtccaaaatctggtccagatccagaatctgatccaaacctgatcaaaaatgacaaactgATCGAAAACTGGCTCAAGATTTGGccaaaatctagtccaaatttggaacaaaatttgaaatctaaaacaaaatctgttttatattCAGATCCAGTTACGGACCCAAATTTGactcaaaatctgatcaaaactgtggtccaaaatcgGGACAAAGTCCAAAATTTATTCCGAacatgatccaaaatctggtcaagAGATCTGATGAAAATTTTggtcaaaatctggtccagaatccagtccaaatcagttcgaaaatctgaaacaattaacattttttgaaacggtacttCTTTTACAACGGTAACGGACGAACAACATCACGTGCAGTGCCTGGTGTAAGTCGCAAGTGCCCCTGCAGTTTTGTCGTCCCGTgagtaaaacgagttagattaaaacttctcaattcgggttggggcgaaccaaccactagTTGAAAGCCGcaataaaaaaagttaataaataaattttcaattcggtggttcgattacaatagatcgaggaagaggcacaatttgtgtctataaataacccaatattgcctattgcctattgcctattgcctattgcctattgcctattgcctattgcctattgcctattgcctattgcctattgcctattgcctattgcctattgcctattgcctattgcctattgcctattgcctattgcctattgcctattgcctattgcctattgcctattgcctattgcctattgcctattgcctattgcctattgcctattgcctattgcctattgcctattgcctattgcctattgcctattgcctattgcctattgcctattgcctattgcctattgcctattgcctattgcctattgcctattgcctattgcctattgcctattgcctattgcctattgacttttgacttttgatttttgacttttgacttttgacttttgacttttgacgtttgacttttgactttatgACTTATGACTTATGGAAAATACCACGGGGGAAATCGTGACAAAAAAAGAGGAACGggaaaaaggtgaaaaataagacaaaagatCCGATAAGGCGATgtagaaaacaaggaaaacgagacagaaaatgaTGTTTTCatcagtcaaaagtcaaaaatggaccaaaaaagaaaaacaaacataaTGGAGAgggaggaaaagaagagaagaaaatacgagagcaaaaaaaaattgagaaatgTGAACTGAGA harbors:
- the LOC128743082 gene encoding protein obstructor-E-like, with product MGLAKFVPFLIVAVLTVFSIYVHSQSCPDKNGRFPVSDECDAYIECIEGIPERKLCPDGLLFNDKAGPFAYPCQYPIDVDCTGRPRTQPAIPTEQCPHQFGYYKVGDSSHCGQFMNCANGMGFVLDCPYGLAFNSATYQCDWPDLVADCDADAYLGFSCPPQADGLIAPIRFYRAPDNCQKYFICVDDRPRVNLCGPDYAFNELINACDGIENVTGCAI
- the LOC128741003 gene encoding beta-1,4-glucuronyltransferase 1-like codes for the protein MSLPVYTRLEDGQKSHRSYLSTLILLSITVAFVLFCAIGFLTTTRPGKYLLQPPYYQPQPEYVWLNQSKLMQQLKFVLNCHSTEASFRIEQRGKYWVLENILTPSEMQIGIRQPRRPVQCYETITYTTHGDYRFLDNIVPLLERWDGPLSLALYAPGHEIERAIDGLRWLMFCHRQSYLVEEWLSVHLYFDSDRMPPMPIQYYRDRVYQPIDDCPRPYFEDPVDPTQPSLRQAGYNDSSDHIYPVNVGRNIAREAATTHFVLASDIELYPNPDFIEMFLQMIAQSAYWHTLAEPSVYVLPIFEVPETATVPEKKFELLQMLNEGEAIKFHEKICERCHTVPGYESWLKVIKQDDTMGIVASASRTGPFALWEPIFVGTKREPLYDERLSWEGKFDKMSQGYIMCVQDYKFYVLDNGFLVHKPGIKSVSEAARPELEQKQRKFVEEVIFEELKILYGESDQCEL